A DNA window from Anaerocolumna sp. AGMB13020 contains the following coding sequences:
- a CDS encoding helix-turn-helix domain-containing protein: MFNTILTGKKIAQFRKEKNMTQMDLADQIGVSYQAVSNWERGNSMPDISKLPELVQLLNCSIDELLLDSEGENLVKHIIQGDVNEFVKEKKLSTEAVTDAAPAMKPKQTEELLDLVLQEETYLLSTKELISLAPYVGSEYLRRLLAQSEEIINLADLSALAPFLSRTDLDMLVEKIQYSGSLSQIIGLAPFLSPATLDKLAAGATASGNIGELVGIAPFLSKERLNQLTGNLVVNGNLTPLIGLAPFLPQETLDQLVLTAIEQGDINDCTGLYPFMSQSVLNILAERIVKEKGIQGIKNLLPFL, translated from the coding sequence ATGTTCAATACAATATTAACCGGAAAGAAAATTGCTCAGTTTCGTAAGGAGAAAAATATGACCCAGATGGATTTGGCTGATCAGATAGGGGTAAGCTATCAGGCTGTAAGTAACTGGGAACGTGGAAATTCCATGCCAGATATTTCAAAACTGCCAGAGCTGGTACAGCTTTTGAACTGCAGTATAGATGAATTATTATTGGATAGTGAGGGAGAAAACCTGGTAAAGCATATTATACAGGGAGATGTGAATGAATTTGTGAAGGAGAAGAAGCTCTCAACAGAAGCAGTTACCGATGCAGCACCAGCCATGAAACCAAAACAAACCGAAGAACTGCTTGACCTGGTATTGCAGGAAGAAACATATTTGCTCTCCACAAAAGAACTCATTTCTCTTGCACCTTATGTAGGAAGCGAATATCTACGCCGATTATTGGCCCAATCGGAGGAGATAATAAATCTTGCAGATTTAAGTGCTCTTGCTCCTTTCCTTAGTAGAACGGATTTGGATATGCTGGTAGAAAAAATACAATACTCAGGTAGTCTGTCGCAAATAATCGGTCTGGCACCTTTTCTAAGTCCTGCAACTCTGGATAAGTTGGCTGCTGGTGCTACAGCAAGCGGAAATATCGGCGAACTTGTGGGTATTGCACCTTTTCTCTCCAAAGAAAGACTTAATCAGTTGACCGGCAATCTGGTGGTGAATGGAAATCTGACTCCATTGATTGGTCTTGCACCATTTTTACCCCAGGAAACCCTGGACCAGCTGGTCTTAACTGCAATAGAGCAAGGGGATATAAACGACTGTACAGGCTTATACCCATTCATGTCCCAATCGGTACTTAATATCTTGGCCGAACGCATTGTGAAAGAGAAAGGTATCCAAGGTATTAAAAACCTGCTTCCTTTTCTATAA